From the genome of Rhodohalobacter sp. SW132, one region includes:
- the lgt gene encoding prolipoprotein diacylglyceryl transferase, whose product MNSSNHLTWGPSPEIFTIPEFYLPFSVSIFGLILTAILFYLGWQKIKPPKGEHMEEPWKGWALGAVAFIVGQIPFLFIGSPTLDTIGPLEPRWYGLLFASAFIFGYMITYRMFSIAGRSQEDMDRLLIYVLIATVIGARLGHVIFYDLDYYMRNIHLVPQVWTGGLASHGAAIGIIIAMYLYVKKTPGMTFFWLADRVVPAVAIGGMFIRIGNFMNSEILGKASDLPWAVIFEVSPHLTATERAIPRHPSMLYEALLCLVVLGVLWSIYKKYQNRPPEGSLFATFLVMLFTGRFLIEFTKLAHSDIEATWTLNMGQWLSIPLVAYGIWVLVKQVNWSKQGK is encoded by the coding sequence ATGAACAGCAGTAATCATCTGACCTGGGGGCCAAGCCCCGAAATTTTCACCATTCCCGAATTTTATCTCCCCTTTTCAGTATCCATATTCGGCCTGATTTTAACCGCAATTCTCTTCTACCTTGGCTGGCAGAAAATAAAACCGCCAAAAGGCGAACATATGGAGGAGCCCTGGAAAGGTTGGGCGCTTGGTGCCGTAGCCTTTATCGTGGGGCAAATTCCGTTTCTTTTTATCGGCTCGCCCACACTTGATACCATCGGGCCGCTTGAACCGCGATGGTACGGCCTGTTGTTTGCTTCTGCGTTTATTTTCGGGTACATGATAACCTACCGGATGTTCAGCATTGCAGGGCGTTCGCAGGAGGATATGGACCGTCTGCTGATCTATGTGCTGATTGCCACCGTCATTGGGGCACGGCTGGGGCACGTTATCTTTTACGATCTCGACTATTACATGCGAAATATTCACCTGGTTCCACAGGTATGGACCGGCGGACTTGCCAGTCACGGCGCCGCTATTGGAATTATTATTGCGATGTATCTTTACGTTAAAAAAACACCCGGCATGACCTTTTTCTGGCTGGCCGATCGCGTAGTGCCTGCCGTTGCGATTGGCGGAATGTTCATCCGGATCGGAAATTTTATGAACTCCGAAATCCTGGGGAAAGCCTCCGATCTTCCGTGGGCCGTCATTTTTGAAGTATCCCCTCATCTGACAGCAACGGAACGGGCCATCCCGCGCCATCCTTCCATGCTTTATGAAGCTCTTCTCTGCCTTGTTGTGTTAGGTGTGCTCTGGTCGATTTATAAGAAATATCAAAACAGACCCCCTGAAGGTTCACTCTTTGCCACATTTCTTGTGATGCTCTTTACCGGTCGATTTCTGATCGAATTCACCAAACTTGCCCACTCCGATATTGAAGCAACCTGGACGCTGAATATGGGGCAATGGCTCAGTATTCCGCTCGTAGCTTATGGAATCTGGGTGCTTGTGAAGCAGGTGAATTGGAGTAAGCAGGGAAAGTAG
- a CDS encoding porin, producing MIQNSMRGIILFILVMVLSFGTVQAQDQEPLTNEMQNLLKSEPFNVGLLLQSTANFSLTDDGFNGGRRFGLGATRLRFGGAIDGGFDYVLQMDFRRTSSVVDAAVGYRSSEQFYIKSGLQKPDIGLDLAPNPGRTDFISRARLIGVMLNTREVGVSASGNFDNFDYNIAIFNGTGYSLNNDDRFMYLAKFGYNVDMGNNRSLYWGANGALNTTQGASVGNSGLTSREDRLIYGAFAKYDSESWFGAAELLMTSFDTPGVGDETITGAYVTIGNKVTDRDELLARVDHIGYNEIDSSTQLFILGWNRQVTSLISVQLNALGLTGDGDESFGLAANFQFQF from the coding sequence ATGATACAAAATAGCATGCGTGGTATAATTTTATTCATCCTGGTAATGGTTTTGTCGTTTGGAACGGTACAGGCCCAGGATCAGGAACCATTAACAAACGAAATGCAGAATCTGCTAAAAAGCGAACCGTTTAATGTTGGGCTTCTTCTTCAATCAACCGCAAATTTTTCACTGACTGACGATGGTTTCAACGGCGGCCGGCGATTCGGACTTGGCGCTACCCGTTTGCGATTTGGCGGGGCCATTGACGGCGGCTTTGATTATGTTCTGCAGATGGATTTTCGCCGAACATCAAGCGTGGTAGATGCGGCAGTGGGTTACAGGTCATCTGAACAATTCTACATCAAATCCGGTCTTCAGAAGCCGGATATCGGGCTCGACCTGGCACCTAATCCCGGCCGTACCGATTTTATAAGCCGTGCACGGCTGATTGGTGTGATGCTGAATACACGAGAGGTCGGGGTCTCCGCATCCGGTAATTTTGATAATTTCGATTACAACATAGCGATATTTAACGGAACGGGATACAGCCTGAACAATGATGATCGGTTTATGTATCTCGCAAAATTTGGATACAACGTGGATATGGGCAACAACCGGTCACTCTATTGGGGTGCGAATGGTGCATTAAACACTACTCAGGGTGCCTCAGTTGGCAATTCGGGACTCACTTCCAGGGAAGACCGTCTGATTTACGGCGCGTTTGCCAAGTACGACAGCGAAAGCTGGTTTGGCGCTGCAGAACTGTTGATGACCTCCTTTGATACCCCGGGTGTGGGTGATGAAACCATCACCGGTGCGTATGTAACGATCGGTAACAAAGTAACGGACAGAGATGAACTGCTTGCACGTGTGGATCATATCGGATATAACGAAATCGATTCGTCTACCCAGTTGTTTATTCTGGGCTGGAACCGCCAGGTAACTTCGTTGATCAGCGTTCAGCTAAATGCGCTTGGTTTGACTGGAGACGGTGATGAAAGCTTCGGACTTGCTGCAAACTTTCAGTTCCAGTTTTAG
- a CDS encoding phosphoglucomutase/phosphomannomutase family protein — translation MKKISFGTDGWRAIIADDYTFENLTIVAQATARWITEENITSNGVVIGYDARFMGREFAEHTAAVFCAMEVPVRLSSSISPTPAISWAAKHYDAVGIVITASHNPPNYNGFKIKAPFGGSATPDQIAGVESRLYQEESVPNIPSFKSCLKAGIIREITVTEQYLNVLREKIDIEAIKKSGIRIGHDPMFGSGMGAIKKLLGEQVFELHGEVNPSFKGIPPEPIEKNLAEFSEFIPKNNCQIGIANDGDADRIALFDENGTFVDSHRILSLLVKYLHKEKGLSGTIVKTFSTTDMLNKQASEYGLPIEVTPIGFKYIAELIVNGDVIVGGEESGGLSVKGHLPERDGLYIGLLMTEMMVKSGKKLSELVQELFDEFGDHAYYRNDLHTEESKKQAMIKHCKDKKLTKIDGKNVTEWQFTDGIKQILEDGSWLLVRPSGTEPVLRIYAEAPSAEQAKAMVEDVTQMVDQF, via the coding sequence ATGAAGAAAATCTCCTTTGGAACAGATGGCTGGCGCGCCATTATCGCTGATGATTACACATTCGAAAACCTGACCATCGTTGCACAGGCAACTGCGCGCTGGATCACCGAGGAAAACATCACCTCAAACGGCGTAGTTATCGGCTACGATGCCCGTTTTATGGGGCGTGAGTTTGCCGAGCATACCGCCGCCGTTTTTTGTGCGATGGAAGTGCCGGTTCGCCTCTCTTCGTCCATCTCCCCCACGCCGGCAATAAGCTGGGCTGCAAAACATTACGATGCCGTAGGAATTGTGATTACTGCCAGCCATAATCCACCCAATTATAACGGGTTTAAAATTAAAGCTCCGTTTGGAGGATCGGCAACTCCGGATCAGATTGCAGGCGTTGAATCCCGTCTTTATCAGGAGGAATCAGTTCCGAATATTCCATCGTTCAAAAGCTGTCTGAAAGCCGGCATTATCCGTGAAATTACGGTGACTGAGCAGTACCTGAATGTACTTCGGGAAAAAATTGATATTGAAGCTATAAAAAAGAGCGGCATCCGAATTGGCCATGATCCAATGTTTGGATCGGGGATGGGAGCAATCAAAAAACTACTCGGCGAGCAGGTATTTGAACTCCACGGAGAGGTGAATCCATCGTTCAAGGGAATTCCGCCTGAACCGATCGAAAAAAATCTGGCGGAGTTTTCTGAGTTCATTCCCAAGAACAACTGCCAGATAGGGATTGCAAATGACGGCGATGCAGACCGGATTGCATTGTTTGATGAAAACGGCACATTTGTAGATTCTCATCGCATTCTGAGTCTGCTCGTCAAATATCTCCACAAAGAAAAAGGACTTTCAGGCACCATCGTTAAAACATTTTCAACTACGGATATGCTCAACAAACAGGCCAGCGAATACGGCCTGCCGATTGAAGTAACCCCGATCGGTTTTAAATATATTGCCGAGCTTATTGTGAACGGAGATGTGATTGTGGGCGGTGAAGAATCGGGCGGACTTTCCGTGAAAGGGCATCTCCCGGAGCGGGACGGACTTTACATCGGCCTGCTGATGACCGAAATGATGGTAAAATCAGGAAAAAAACTGAGCGAGCTGGTGCAGGAGCTGTTTGATGAATTTGGTGATCACGCCTACTATCGCAATGATCTTCACACCGAAGAATCCAAAAAACAGGCAATGATTAAACATTGCAAAGATAAGAAACTCACCAAAATTGACGGAAAGAACGTAACTGAATGGCAGTTTACGGACGGCATCAAACAGATTTTGGAAGATGGATCCTGGCTGCTGGTTCGTCCTTCAGGCACAGAGCCGGTACTCCGAATCTACGCGGAAGCGCCTTCGGCTGAACAGGCAAAAGCAATGGTTGAGGATGTGACGCAGATGGTGGATCAGTTTTAG